A section of the Bombus terrestris chromosome 2, iyBomTerr1.2, whole genome shotgun sequence genome encodes:
- the LOC100650802 gene encoding epoxide hydrolase 4, translated as MITNDKIVYLSVLEIVKLHFLSFVYGLYLIVKRFPKWVWDPKKFFMMQQRDKPPPCLVDNNLGTHSYVKIKGVKFHYVEAGNKSDPLILLLHGFPDCWLSWRKQIPCLTQHYRVIAIDLKGFGDSDKPAAKSCYKIQVLIEELKQFILTLGVKQCSIIGHDLGGLLGWYMVALYGDMIHKFVAISCPHPNLYWNGKPGDSIFDLKWIHFSRLPFLPEIDALKEDLSIINDAFQHLQLNNANNERDYVEAYKYAFSRKEDWTGAINYYRNLPLIRLNTDTRDQISTRTLLIIGNMDPIVTIESVVQSSEYVEKFNVKVISEAQHFPHQQKPDTVNEAILKFFMGAINHIEKPSSKNIMSSWFGSLGNTVKYGNHMFDAVHKKTSGVVSALPSKIFYLGQTTN; from the exons atgATTACAAATGATAAAATTGTTTATCTCTCAGTTTTGGAGATagttaaattacattttctctcGTTTGTGTATGGCTTGTATTTAATAGTGAAAAGATTTCCTAAGTGGGTCTGGGATCCTAAGAAGTTTTTTATGATGCAACAGCGAGATAAACCTCCACCTTGTCTTGTGGACAATAATTTAGGAACTCATTCTTACGTAAAAATCAAG GGTGTAAAGTTCCATTATGTAGAAGCTGGAAATAAAAGTGATCCACTTATATTACTTTTACATGGATTTCCTGATTGTTGGTTATCTTGGAGAAAACAAATACCATGTCTTACTCAACATTATAG AGTAATAGCAATAGATTTGAAGGGGTTTGGAGATAGTGATAAACCAGCAGCTAAAAGTTGTTACAAAATACAAGTATTAATTGAGGAAttgaaacaatttattttaactcTTGGAGTAAAGCAATGCAGTATAATCGGTCATGATTTAGGAGGACTTTTAGGATGGTATATGGTAGCCCTATATGGGGATATGATTCATAAATTTGTTGCAATTTCATGCCCACATCCTAATTTGTATTGGAATGGGAAACCTGGAGATTCTATTTTTGATTTAAA ATGGATACATTTCAGTAGATTACCATTTTTGCCTGAAATTGATGCTCTTAAAGAAGACTTATCTATAATAAATGATGCATTTCAACATCTTCAACTAAATAATGCAAACAATGAGAGGGATTATGTAGAAGCATATAAATATGCATTCAGTAGGAAAG AGGACTGGACAGGTGCAATCAATTATTATAGAAACCTTCCTTTAATAAGACTTAATACAGATACTCGTGATCAAATTTCTACTCGAACTTTGCTTATAATTGGAAATATGGATCCAATTGTAACGATAGAAAGTGTTGTACAAAGTTCTGAATATGTTGAGAAATTTAATGTGAAAGTAATCTCTGAAGCTCAACATTTTCCACACCAACAAAAGCCAGATACAGTAAATGAAGCAATCTTGAAGTTCTTTATGG GTGCAATAAATCATATAGAAAAACCATCATCTAAAAACATTATGTCTTCATGGTTTGGATCTCTTGGTAATACTGTCAAGTATGGTAACCATATGTTTGATGCTGTCCATAAAAAGACTAGTGGAGTAGTTAGTGCTTTACccagtaaaatattttatttaggtCAAACTacaaattga
- the LOC105667110 gene encoding organic cation transporter protein isoform X1, with translation MLEKATKEHAPLDVIQNAMGAMGPWHIVIAVALSLVKFPVAWHQLSIVFLAPPTNFTCAAPISTTNVSTIMKCYIDVGNGTMEKCTSFKYDRRTFKESIITQWDLVCDREQLANFVQSCIMFGVLIGNLVFSIMADRIGRKKPLMIAIGLQSLTGFISAFVPWFELFVIFKFISAVATGGTMLVSFVLLMEIVGVEWRSIMSVLFHVPFLLGHLMNPLISYLTHTWDGFQMAVSIPSLFLLSYYWIIPESPRWLLAVGKLSKTEQILLKAAGRNKIPIENVKIAIETYESNIGLRHKQSKEKYNITHLFRTPNLRLKTICVCLNWFVCGTCFFGLAQYMGYIDGNIFVNVAVSAAVELPGTIVVLFLISRVSRLRILISGNLLSAASLLLLAVISNSNFTVLLATLGLAGMSLSFPTIYLYSSEVFPTVIRNVGVGLGSVCARVGSMIAPYIATMGKVAPWLPPLIFGTGPLLGALLCFLLPETMNCELPETIEDGENFGNLLQISIVITENRLKKTQQNNIYLKLTTRGKPAIK, from the exons AACATGCACCATTAGATGTTATACAAAATGCTATGGGTGCGATGGGCCCATGGCACATTGTTATTGCTGTGGCATTGTCTCTTGTAAAATTTCCGGTTGCTTGGCATCAACTTTCCATTGTATTTCTTGCACCTCCAACTAATTTTACATGTGCTGCTCCAATCTCAACCACCAATGTATCTACAATAATGAAATGTTATATAGATGTAGGGAATGGTACAATGGAGAAGTGTACAAGTTTTAAATATGATAGGCGTACATTCAAAGAGAGTATAATAACTCaa TGGGACTTGGTCTGTGATAGAGAACAATTAGCAAATTTTGTACAATCTTGTATAATGTTTGGAGTTCTTATTGGTAACTTAGTATTCAGCATAATGGCCGATCg AATTGGTAGAAAAAAGCCTTTGATGATTGCCATAGGATTACAATCATTAACCGGATTTATAAGTGCATTTGTTCCATGGTTTGAATTATTtgtgatatttaaatttatttctgcTGTAGCTACAGGTGGCACTATGCTTGTTAGTTTTGTTTTAC ttaTGGAGATTGTAGGAGTAGAATGGCGTTCAATTATGTCAGTCCTTTTCCACGTACCATTCTTACTGGGTCACCTAATGAATcctttaatttcatatttaacaCATACGTGGGATGGTTTTCAAATGGCAGTTTCTATACCATCCCTTTtcttattatcatattattg GATTATACCTGAATCACCAAGGTGGTTACTTGCTGTTGGCAAGCTATCAAAAACGGAACAAATTCTACTCAAAGCAGCTGGCAGAAATAAAATACCAatagaaaatgttaaaatagCAATTGAAACGTATGAAAGCAATATTGGACTTCGTCATAAGcaaagcaaagaaaaatataatataacacacTTGTTTAGAACTCCCAATTTAAGATTAAAAACTATTTGTGTATGTCTTAATTGGTTTGTGTGTGGTACTTGCTTTTTTGGATTGGCACAATATATGGGTTATATTGATGGTAACATTTTTGTAAATGTTGCTGTATCGG CTGCTGTTGAATTGCCTGGAACTATagtagttttatttttaatatcacgtGTATCACGTTTAAGAATTCTAATAAGTGGAAATCTTCTGTCTGCTGCGAGTTTGCTATTACTAGCTGTGatatcaaattcaaatttcacaGTACTTTTGGCTACATTAGGTCTTGCAGGAATGTCACTTAGTTTTCCAACAATATATCTGTATAGCAGTGAGGTATTTCCAACTGTAATTAGAAATGTTGGTGTCGGTTTGGGAAGTGTTTGTGCAAGGGTTGGGAGTATGATTGCTCCATATATTGCAACAAtg gGAAAAGTTGCACCGTGGTTACCACCATTAATATTTGGAACTGGACCATTACTTGGTGCTTTATTATGTTTCCTACTACCAGAAACAATGAACTGTGAATTACCAGAAACTATTGAAGATGGTGAAAATTTTGGAAA ctTATTACAAATTTCGATCGTTATTACAGAAAACAGACTAAAAAAGAcgcaacaaaataatatttatttaaaattaacaacAAGAGGGAAGCCcgcaataaaataa
- the LOC105667110 gene encoding organic cation transporter protein isoform X2, producing MLEKATKEHAPLDVIQNAMGAMGPWHIVIAVALSLVKFPVAWHQLSIVFLAPPTNFTCAAPISTTNVSTIMKCYIDVGNGTMEKCTSFKYDRRTFKESIITQWDLVCDREQLANFVQSCIMFGVLIGNLVFSIMADRIGRKKPLMIAIGLQSLTGFISAFVPWFELFVIFKFISAVATGGTMLVSFVLLMEIVGVEWRSIMSVLFHVPFLLGHLMNPLISYLTHTWDGFQMAVSIPSLFLLSYYWIIPESPRWLLAVGKLSKTEQILLKAAGRNKIPIENVKIAIETYESNIGLRHKQSKEKYNITHLFRTPNLRLKTICVCLNWFVCGTCFFGLAQYMGYIDGNIFVNVAVSAAVELPGTIVVLFLISRVSRLRILISGNLLSAASLLLLAVISNSNFTVLLATLGLAGMSLSFPTIYLYSSEVFPTVIRNVGVGLGSVCARVGSMIAPYIATMGKVAPWLPPLIFGTGPLLGALLCFLLPETMNCELPETIEDGENFGKKQTKKDATK from the exons AACATGCACCATTAGATGTTATACAAAATGCTATGGGTGCGATGGGCCCATGGCACATTGTTATTGCTGTGGCATTGTCTCTTGTAAAATTTCCGGTTGCTTGGCATCAACTTTCCATTGTATTTCTTGCACCTCCAACTAATTTTACATGTGCTGCTCCAATCTCAACCACCAATGTATCTACAATAATGAAATGTTATATAGATGTAGGGAATGGTACAATGGAGAAGTGTACAAGTTTTAAATATGATAGGCGTACATTCAAAGAGAGTATAATAACTCaa TGGGACTTGGTCTGTGATAGAGAACAATTAGCAAATTTTGTACAATCTTGTATAATGTTTGGAGTTCTTATTGGTAACTTAGTATTCAGCATAATGGCCGATCg AATTGGTAGAAAAAAGCCTTTGATGATTGCCATAGGATTACAATCATTAACCGGATTTATAAGTGCATTTGTTCCATGGTTTGAATTATTtgtgatatttaaatttatttctgcTGTAGCTACAGGTGGCACTATGCTTGTTAGTTTTGTTTTAC ttaTGGAGATTGTAGGAGTAGAATGGCGTTCAATTATGTCAGTCCTTTTCCACGTACCATTCTTACTGGGTCACCTAATGAATcctttaatttcatatttaacaCATACGTGGGATGGTTTTCAAATGGCAGTTTCTATACCATCCCTTTtcttattatcatattattg GATTATACCTGAATCACCAAGGTGGTTACTTGCTGTTGGCAAGCTATCAAAAACGGAACAAATTCTACTCAAAGCAGCTGGCAGAAATAAAATACCAatagaaaatgttaaaatagCAATTGAAACGTATGAAAGCAATATTGGACTTCGTCATAAGcaaagcaaagaaaaatataatataacacacTTGTTTAGAACTCCCAATTTAAGATTAAAAACTATTTGTGTATGTCTTAATTGGTTTGTGTGTGGTACTTGCTTTTTTGGATTGGCACAATATATGGGTTATATTGATGGTAACATTTTTGTAAATGTTGCTGTATCGG CTGCTGTTGAATTGCCTGGAACTATagtagttttatttttaatatcacgtGTATCACGTTTAAGAATTCTAATAAGTGGAAATCTTCTGTCTGCTGCGAGTTTGCTATTACTAGCTGTGatatcaaattcaaatttcacaGTACTTTTGGCTACATTAGGTCTTGCAGGAATGTCACTTAGTTTTCCAACAATATATCTGTATAGCAGTGAGGTATTTCCAACTGTAATTAGAAATGTTGGTGTCGGTTTGGGAAGTGTTTGTGCAAGGGTTGGGAGTATGATTGCTCCATATATTGCAACAAtg gGAAAAGTTGCACCGTGGTTACCACCATTAATATTTGGAACTGGACCATTACTTGGTGCTTTATTATGTTTCCTACTACCAGAAACAATGAACTGTGAATTACCAGAAACTATTGAAGATGGTGAAAATTTTGGAAA AAAACAGACTAAAAAAGAcgcaacaaaataa